The following nucleotide sequence is from Apium graveolens cultivar Ventura chromosome 4, ASM990537v1, whole genome shotgun sequence.
AAGAAGGCAATGGAGGTCATTTCCAAAGGGTGGAGTGGCTTGAAAGAAGTTGATAGAGTTATTGATTATTGCCAACTAAATGATAAGCGTCTCATTCCTCTGCTTAGGTAAATGTTATCAACCAATTCTTTATTTTTGGTTCTCTGTTGTTTATGTTGTTTTGTTCCCCGCATATGGTACATTTAGAATTTTTTAGCAAGTTTATCAACTTTCTGAAATTTATTAAATTCCCTCCTAGGGTGTTTGAAAACCTGCATTTCATTTCAAACGAGAGATTTTAAATGACAGGATTTGAGTTGTCATTTCAAATTCTCATgtttatactaatatttgaatGTCCTGGATTTAAAatgaaatccaaatccaaattctcaaacaacttatttgataaaatccagaatttcaaatgaaatcTAGTTTCCCAAACGGGTCATCAATTTGTTAATTGTTGTTAATAACAGCACCCGGAGCCATTTAGAAATGAAGTTCTTTTTTTTTGCTAATGGGAAATGATAATAGAGGCTCGGCTCTCTCACAATTTATGTTTGTAAAGACTATTTTATTTCAACATCTTTTAAATTTGTTTTACTTCATCCCTGGGATCTAGTAgatttaagttttattttttttcttcctccatttccttttagttctttaataaataaatatgaaaatttGTTTGACATCTGTTGCTTATAGTTGTTTTATGGTTGAGTTATATGTTAGGCAGTAAAGGAAAACTTTGAATTAGCTCTGGAGACTGACAACTCTAATACGCATGTGAGATTTTGGCTTTCCAAGCTGCATTTAAAGTACCATGTCCCAGGGGCTTGCAAAGCAGTGTACGGATCCTTTTTTTCTTTCATCATATACTATCTAATTGTATATGTTCCATATAAATGTTATGCAGTTTGGAAAATCATTAGATCTCAAAAGTTCTTGGTTATGCCGCATCTCGATCTAGATTATATGAAGTAGGTAGAGAATGGCTAGAAGTTtcttaaatattaattattttcttattcGTATGGCTCACACAGTGTCCATAACACCCTTTATTTTCATATGTTGGTTGGGCACAAGAATAATACTACTTATCTGTCTTGTCATTTCAGAGGGGCTGCTCTTTTAGTAGAAGCCGCGGACATGGGTGACGCAGATGCACAGTATGAATTGGCTTACCGCTTAAGAGTGGAGGTCAGATTTCCTAAGTCTTTTCTTTTTTCAGGGGAAAATATAGTGAAAGTGATTGGTGATCAGAAATTTACCGGCATCTTAGTAAATTCTTCTTATGATATTTGGTGGCACGTCAAGTGTCATCTTTCTTATGAAACATTCTGACAGCTATAATAGTAGATGGCTTAATGCTCTCCCTgtagttttttttttgtttttcttcttgCTGTCCAGTAACAAAGTATGTTGCCATTTAGTTGATGTTTACATTTATGGTTTTTCTTCTGTTCCAcaatattataaaatattcttCTTTAGATTTAGCTCTCCCCGTCTCAGGCTCTCACTAAAGCTTGTCTAACTCTAGTCACCTCTTGGTGGTTAAAAAATAGAATGACTATGTTCAAGATGATCAGCAAGCCTTTCATTATCTAGAGATGGCAGTTGACCAGATTTGTTCAACCAACAATTTACCAACTTTAGATTTGAGTCTCGAGGGATGTAATCCTAATAAGACTTTCTAATATTGTAGTTACACCCAGCTGCACTTTATATGCTGGGAGCTGTATATTTGACAGGGGATTGTGTGAAAAAAGATATTTCGTCAGCAATTGGGTGTTTTCACAGAGCATCACAAAAGGTACCAGAATTCATTCTTTTTGTCAGATTTGTGCTGGACATGGTCTCAAATAAAGATTAAACCTGTTTGCTGAAATGGCCTGCTAAAGTTAAGAGTCACTATCGAGTTTCATAAACTTTGACCTTTGCATTCATTCATTTAAATTGGTAATAGTTTTAATCATAAGCTACCTAAGTTGTATGCTTGAAATTTTATGAAATTTCAAGCATATTTATCTAACAAACTGTTACATGTGTAATTCAAAAATTTCAAGCATATTTATCTAACAAACTGTTACATGTGTAATTCAATATTTATGTAATAATGCAGGGGCATGTTGGGGCTGCTATAGCTTATGGATCTCTTCTTGTTAGAGGTCAGCTTTTATACCTTTAAGCATTATCACATACTATCATATAACCTGTGCAATGCACGGACGTATTATAacatttgtaattttattattttaataatttataaaactaaatttttaaaaacaataattatatattattgaaattaatgaacttaaaatatttacgtattattttgtatgtattatattattgaaggattcaaaatttaaatagttaaaatcttaaaaagtcctcCTACTATAGTCTACAGCCTATAGGTGGCTTGGCTACAGGATGGTGGAAGCCTTGAATAGTATGTGGATGATTTGGtattgtttttttaattttttcttgttttattaattattttgttatattataatgtGAATTACTAAAATTTATTTTGGAAGTGACAAAAGAGGTACGTATTATATAGGAATATAATATATgtgtcctattttaaatattaaatggTATATAATATAGGTGTCCtaatttaaatataatagaatgaccaaggaccaacaaccaaacttttaatgtttcgtctttaatataatagtatagatggATTCTCTTTAGGTTCCTTTTTTAGTAGAGAAATATGTATTTACCCTTACTGTATACATAAATATTGGTCTACCTAGAGGAGATATGTATAGCATGCCTTAAAATTAAGGACATATATACCTTTTTGACTCAGTTTTTTTTAAAAGTACGTATTAAAACCCCGTGTTTTACTTCTGTACCTCTATCACACTAAGTTGCCGAGGAAAAAAAATGCACATATCAAACCTTGTAAATCATACAAAAGAGAAAGAATAACAAAATACTTTAATTATTCTTTTTATGATATTAAATAAGTTTACAATGCATTCGTAATGTTGAGCATGCTAAGCAGGTCTTAACTTTACAAAAATATGATACTATTCGCTTTGGTCAGGCTTGCACGGGTTTATATTTGGGAACATCCCAAAGGCCTCATACTTGATTTAAGTTTACAATGCATTTGTATACTTGATTTAAGTTTACAATGCATTCGTAATGTTGAGCCTGCTAAGCAGGTCTTACCTTTACAAGAATATAATACTATCCGCTTTGGTCGGGCTTGCACGGGTTTATATTTGGGAACATCCCAAAGGCCTCATACTTGATTACAATTTTAGAAATGTTAAAAGAAagataaaatagtttttaatttgggaaaaataatagaattgtTTTATTTAGAGTAAATTGCACGGAGGCAGTGTTATTAAAGGCAAAAAGTGCAGCGAAGTGCGAGGGGTCTCCTATAGTTTAAGCGAAAAGTGCAAAGCAAAGCACGGGCTTTTGTAAAAAAAACCCactatataaaattatatatatatatatacatatattcatattAAAAATTTAACAGTCTCTTCATTCTTCGGAATAACGGTATGGCTGTGTACGGTATACCCTCCCCAGACACTGTCCTAGACGGTATTTATTGGGTACGGTTGATTGATTGATTCATATTAAGAATTTAAGATACGTGTAAACACTAGAcatattattaataattatagCCTTAAAACATTGAACTAGACCAATGTTTCATACTACTAAGAGATATAAGCATGGGATAAACTTTAAATTTGTCCATCAACGTCTTCTTCCTTGCCCAAATACTCCCACTCTTCATCAGAACTAAGATCGAGACTCCTATTGTGCACAAACTCAATCTCCTCTTATTCATTCTCATATTGAACATCCTCATCCTCGATCTCGTCAATTAGAGGCCTAAAAGATGATCCAGAATTCTTGTTATTTGCATTTTTTGCTCTTGATTGTGACCTTGATCTATATAGTGGCTCTCGAACACCAGAAGCATTATAAACATAATTATACGTTAAGCCATCTTCTTCATCGAATACGTAGGCATTCTCAGATTCTCCTCTGAGCCTTCCGGTTAGCCATTCATTACTTTCATCAGTGATCAATGATCTAATATTTTGTTTTATAATGGGCTTTAAAAAAGGCCCAATAAGTTAAAGACGGGCCCAACTGTATAAGTTATATCAGATCTAATAAAAAGTACACATCTAAACAAAAGCCTGCTTTTTCATAGCTTTTATGCGCTTCTCGCTTCATCAAAAAGCACGCTTAAGCGGCGCTTTTGAATTTACTCTGGGCTTTTTATAAGCGAAGCCCAACATGTGCGCTTCGCTCCACTTTTTGCTTAAGCTGCGCTTTTGATAACACTGCACAGAGGTAACTGCTTTTTATAAGCGAAGCCCAATGCGTTTCGCTCCACTTGTTGCTTAAGCTGCGCTTTTGATAACATTGCACAAAGGTAACTTGTTTTAAAATTGCATATTAGTGGCCGGGTATGAAAGTGACCATTTGCATGGCCGGTTAAATATTTTTAGGCAAAGTAGGGGCTCCGCCACAACTCCATTAAAACAAAACTAACGCCGTTACTTTATTAAAGGTAGTCTTGTAATCTCATTGGGTGATGTTATATAAATTGTTTAACAGTGTTGGCGCATCTTTTGGCTCTATTGAAAAAGAGTTTTTGAGGTTGATTTCGAAATTAAGTTAAAATGAATTTGGTTGGGAGaagacatatatatatacacataaaaGAGATGTTGCAATATAAATTGACGAAAATTCCCTCACTTCCGTGAACGGATAGTAGCTTGATTTGGCGAAGCCCCTACTTTGCCTCTTTTTAGCTCGGCCACTAATGTGCAATTTAAAATAATACAAGTCAGGTTCCTACAATTTACTCTTTTATTTATTGCATTATTCTAGCAGTTTTATAATTTAAGTATAATCTAAATTTGATCAAGCAAATGTAATTTGTAAAATATACTTATTTTACCGTTGAGGGTATAataattattttgttattataTTTGTTAATAATAAACTCTTACGTATTTATCTGTACTAGCTTTGTTCGATATTGTCTAACTCTTGTCAGATCAAAGTACACAAGTTAATTATATTTGTGGAGAATTACAACTATATACTCATTAAACTGATATtgtaaatatatattatataaaaaattcaaactttaaaatattatatctTCAAACTTTAATAGTTCGTTGTTCTTGATAACATAAGATCTATATGTTACTATGAACTGCTAAGATGGATAGTGTGACTTCTTACTTTTCGCATGTAATTCAAAATTTGTAtgttaatattatatatttttgtCCCAGCTTTCTTCCTTAGCTTTCTTCCTTGCAAGTGTCTTTTACCCTAGTCGAAATTGGTATACATCATGCTGCATGTCTCTTTCTGCAGGTGTTCAAGTTCCAGAGTGTCTGACCAAAATCAGTGCAAAGAAGGACTCATCTACTAAAACATCAAGGAAAATTGCAGAGACACACAATCCACTTGAGATGGCAAGAGAACAATTTGAAATTGCTGCTAAAGCAAAATGTGATCTTGGATTTAGATGGTTAAAAAGACTTGAAGAGGAAGAGAAACGTTTAACCAATCTTTAGTTTATGAATTACTGGCTGTAAAGGCTTCTACAGCTGTCCGGTGTTTGTAGCTGAAGTTTAGGTAAGGGTACGATTTTAGTGGAAACTACATGTTCTTAATTGCCTAGACTCATAGTTCTATGCTTGATATCTATGCTCGCCGTGACGTAGTTTTTTTATCATAAATGTTTCTAGATACATTTTCACTTCCGTTAATAGAAGATTAAATTGCAGCAAATTTACATGGTAAGTTGCAATGCCCCTAGCGTACTACAATATTAGATGCTTTCATTCATGATACTTGATATAGTATATAGTTACATACAAAATAGTTCAAAAAAGAAATTCATTTTTTTCTTTCGTTTATTATGAATTGATGTGTAATGTGTACATCATGAGCAAGCATTCCAGTTCTTGTGAATTGTGTAGTCGTGTTTTTCTAGTCTATAGGACTTAAATCATGCTCCTGAGTCTAGAATATGGAGGAAAACAGAAGAACTAATAGTAAACTAGATATTTATTTATTCATATTAATGCTCCCGAGTTTTTTTAGGAAAGAAAACGAGGTTAGAGAAGGTAAAATTACCTCGACCTATATTCTTAAAAATGGATGAAAGTGAGTTAAGTAATTGAAAATCTTAAAAGATACTTTTCTAACCCTGAATATTATCGGTAGTCCTCCTTGTTACGTTTATGTCCCATCTACTTTTAATTGTTATTACTGAAGAGCACAACTGAAAAAATTTCActccattttatttatttaaatatactTTCCTATACTTTCGTCTGCCTTCGTTCCTATAATTAATTGGGAGCGAGGGTTTAGTGTTGAAACAAACCATGGCGAATAAAAATAATCAGAAACATGAACAACGAAAAGAGAAGTACCTTTATTGTATAATAAATAGATGATGATTGTTGGTCCTCGTGTAAATTTATTGATGACAACTTTTGGTCCTAAATGTGGGGATAATCCATTCGAATAGCATCAATGTTAGGCTATGATTCCCACCTTGATGGCCATCTGTTCCGGACTCCAACCATAATTAAAGTATAATGTTTCAGTCAGGTCAGGAAACTTGGACCAATATAACACATCTTCAATAATACTAGCTTGACCTGTCCTGTTGATTCTTTATTTTATGGGAGAGACAACTTTACTAATAAAGATATTATTTTCCACTGCTTATTTTTAACTTTTGTACAAATGTACTTATTCTCTGTATTCCTCTTTATCAAACAGACAGAAGCTCCCTTAAAGAATAAGTCTGAATGTCTTGATCTTTTACAAATGTCATGTACATCCCTCTTACAGGCTATTCAAACTACAGAGAACCCAACATCTGTATCTTATATATTTTAACATTCATCTTTTACATTTAGTAGTTGTTTTCTCATTAATTCTTTATGATATCttcattttagtttattttaCCATAGATTATAGTGTCTCGGCCATCTTTATAGGAGGGATGAATTGGTAGCGAAAACCATAGTAATGGCCATGGTTACAGTTGCTTAAAAAAGGCGAAAACCATAGTAATGAACAAACAAGCCAATTACTGAAAGAAAAACAATGTCACTGAGCATAACCGAAAATTCAAATACAAAAGTTGGACTCACGTGGAACTCCAAATCAGGATACTTGACAGTTCAGAAGGTAGAAGATATTCATTAGGAAAAGGAGATGGCATGCCTATAAAGTTTTTTGTAGTTTCCGGGGGTTTTCATCAAGGTCATGTGCACAATCTAGAGTTACCTTTTAGATTCTAAAGAAGGGAGCAGCTTGTTATCGCTTGGAACGTAGCTGGTAGTTTTAATTATCGAGTTACTTTCACTTGTAAACTTTAAAGTTCAACAAGGTCGCATAGGCCTTGAGCATTAGTTCCATTCGTTTTGGTGTAAATAGAAAGAATTCATTGTTATGATTTATAGGGGGAAATCAGTCCGGCATTGTATTGTTAATATGAGCTGCCTCTTATTTGTGACCATTTCTCTAGCTTTCAGTCCAGCATTGTATTGTTAACTGGAGCTGCCTCTAGTTAGTGAGCATTTCTCTAGCTTATGTCTCGGGTCCTTTGAATAGGATTTTCTCGTTGCTAGAAAAAAAGTGAATGATGTTTTACATACCATTTATATCGCCTTGTCATCTAGTACACTTGTTAACCATTGATAAATTAAAAAAGAACCTATTGTGATTTTTTTGTGTAAGTTCTGGTTTGTGTGTTTATAAACTAAATTTGAAGACTGCACATACAGTTCTTTCAGTACAGTAACATAGTGGGGCAACCTTTCTCTTGGATGTAATGCTTAATGTTGTAAGGTTCTTTGAGATTGTAATATTATCTCTGAGTCACAGTCTTGTCATAAATTACCCAGTCTAATGGATAGGATAAGTGATATGTAATTTACCTTTGTAGCTCTATGTAATAATCTGAAACATGCGCATAAGTGCATTATATAGTAAAAGTAGTATACAATGTAGTAGTAGTATTGAAGTATCATGTTATAAGTTTTATATGGCATGTCTTCTTGTCACCAAAAAAGGACAGCTAAGGTAATTAGGTAACTACCTCTGTGTCTCATCATGACCGTTTATGTTGAACACTTCTCTCTTTCTTCTTTAGATTAATGCATCAAGGAACTAGATTTTGTTTCACCTTGAATTATGTAAATTTTCCCTGTTCTTTTGGAGAAGCACCAAGGATACTCTGAAAGAAAGCGTCGCTTTAGTGACCCTAAATGCACAACTATTCCATCTATCGCACACACTTCTCACTTCGGAGAGGAACAACTCGGTGATATTTTAGGGAAGTAGGAATAATTTGATTTGTTTCTTCTCAAATTTTGAAACTGTAAACGGGATAGTTCTGCTTTCTCTTTTTGtcaaagaaataaggaatgtcgTGAATCATCAGTAAATAATGTGACAACAATGATGTATCTCTAAATTTCAATTTGTTTGTTATACAGGGTTTAGAGCAAACAATTCTTACCTAAAAatcattaatatatattataaaaaatatagagatcatgtaaaaaaaattatatacattccccttatttataaatattagCCTATAACTCGTGCGTGCACGAATTCTTTTTAACATTTGatagtttttaataatatattttataatataattttcaatagttgaaaaataaatcgaaaaatataataaattataacaatatatgttttataataatttgagacttgactgaaaataaataatataatataatatattatttaaataaagaatataaaagtttaaatataataagctgttgacgaagttcgaaccctgaatccatgagagcagtttaaatattaatataataatattttattattgtatccAATGATTCTCATCTTTCTTactttagatctgacggttgttatttgtcgtaCCAAACAACTGTATCGAGCAACTACCAAACAACTGTACCGGGCAACTATCAAATAGAGGGTgttctgcttataatagtatagtatagatatagaTAGTAACCTCTTGATATTGGTTATATTTGTTGCACCTGTAAAACATCtgtaaaaaaaattaatcatttattatcatattaaagtaatatattttatttataacaatataaaattttaataacatactatttttaaaaatatagcTAATCAATATAGTCAATACCATCGTAGTACAATATCTTACGattcaacaaattttacatattGTTCTAAATCTAATTTAGCTAACCAATTATAGCTAATACCGTTGAAGATGCTTTTGCgacaaaatcattttataactaataCTATCGAAGTACAGTAGCTAACCGGTTCAACAAATTTTAAATATTGTTCTAAATCCAATTTTGCCAATCAATTATAGGTAACACAATTAAAGATACTCTTACGacaaaattattttatagtaAGTAAATTTTTAtgatttcttttaaaaaataatatgAAATATTATACAAGAAATATTTAAAATGCCCCGGTGATTTCCCCAACAAATATACGTTTTTTCAATAAACAATTAATTTATATCATAAATATGATGATGAATATATCATGTTAAAGATACGAAACAAATTAACTTTATTGTAAATTTATAATTCAATATTTTATAGTGACAAATTTTCTTATACAAAGTTATATTAATAAAAGGTTAGAAAATATTTGCATAGCAAAAACAACTAAAATATATTAAAACAAATTCCATCAATTTTTCTTATTTAATCACAatgtaaaaaataaaaaataattttcagaaatattatttttatttttaaaatatttacacacacataaaaagaaaaaaaaattcttgTTTGATAAAATCTGGTCCTTGTTTCTTCTTCTTGCCCATCCTCCTCTCCCCTTTCTGGTGTACACATATACTCACACAATACAAACAATATTTCAATAATCAAAACAAACACACACAAACACATTTTAATTTATCTATCTAGGGTTAGGGTTTAATCTATTAATGTGAATTCTCAAACACTCACTATCAATTCAACAATGTACAATCACAGTCAACAAATTAGCTACCCTAACCACTACTCCGACGCCACCGATGTCAACCACGCCGTCGCTCCGGTCGATCCTATTTCCAATTCGCAAGGAGTTTCGTTCGACGACACGCATAGCTTCGAAAACGGCGACGGCGTTGGTAATTATTCCGGCGTTGCGTCGGCTATTGATGCCGGTATGGCGTATGCCGGCGACTCCAACACCGCCGACCAGCTGACGCTGTCGTTTGGTGGTCAGGTTTATGTGTTTGACACTGTTACTGCTGAAAAGGTCTTGCCTTTTTGCTCTTTTATTCATTTCTTGGGCTCAGATTTTTTGTTTAGAGGTGTTTTGTTTAAATTGGAGTTAAGGTGTTGTGTGAATTAGTTAGAATGTGTTTTTTGGTGTGAAGTTTTAATTTTTGCAGAATTTCAGCATTTCGATTTTAGCTGTGATTGTTACTGTGAATGGAAGTGTTTGTTATTGTAGATCAAGGCTTAATATGGAAAATCTTTAATGTCATATACTTTTTTTGTGGGATTAATGTGATATATTTGATTTGTTAAGTTCGTCTTTAATTTATAAAGAGGTGTTTCGTGTTTTGCGCAAAAAAGTGTTCGATTTTAGGCATAATATGGAACAAATTCAAGCATTTATTACTATTGATTAAAGAATACTAGGAAACCTTAAAATGTACTGTTAGATTTGTTGAGTTTGTGGTAATTATGTTAAAATGTGTGATGTTTGACAGGTACAACAGGTGCTTCTGTTGTTAGGGGGGTGTGAACTTCCTTCGGGTCCCCAACCTGCTGATATAGCATACAGGAGTCCTGCGGTATTAGTTTGATTAACAAATTTTTTAAATGctgatt
It contains:
- the LOC141720895 gene encoding uncharacterized protein LOC141720895 isoform X2; this translates as MGNDNRGSALSQFMFAVKENFELALETDNSNTHVRFWLSKLHLKYHVPGACKAVGAALLVEAADMGDADAQYELAYRLRVEGHVGAAIAYGSLLVRGVQVPECLTKISAKKDSSTKTSRKIAETHNPLEMAREQFEIAAKAKCDLGFRWLKRLEEEEKRLTNL
- the LOC141720895 gene encoding uncharacterized protein LOC141720895 isoform X1 produces the protein MGNDNRGSALSQFMFAVKENFELALETDNSNTHVRFWLSKLHLKYHVPGACKAVGAALLVEAADMGDADAQYELAYRLRVELHPAALYMLGAVYLTGDCVKKDISSAIGCFHRASQKGHVGAAIAYGSLLVRGVQVPECLTKISAKKDSSTKTSRKIAETHNPLEMAREQFEIAAKAKCDLGFRWLKRLEEEEKRLTNL
- the LOC141720895 gene encoding uncharacterized protein LOC141720895 isoform X3 produces the protein MPHLDLDYMKGAALLVEAADMGDADAQYELAYRLRVELHPAALYMLGAVYLTGDCVKKDISSAIGCFHRASQKGHVGAAIAYGSLLVRGVQVPECLTKISAKKDSSTKTSRKIAETHNPLEMAREQFEIAAKAKCDLGFRWLKRLEEEEKRLTNL